A stretch of the Arachis stenosperma cultivar V10309 chromosome 6, arast.V10309.gnm1.PFL2, whole genome shotgun sequence genome encodes the following:
- the LOC130935789 gene encoding 3-hydroxyisobutyryl-CoA hydrolase 1-like, which translates to MASYTKPDDDQVLVEQKSSTMIIILNRTRQLNALSFYMVSRLLEIFLEDEGNPDIKLVIMKGNGRAFCAGGDVSAVVRDVKGGDWRLGAKFFENEFKLNYLMATYSKPQVSILNGIVMGGGAGASIHGRFRVATEKTVFAMPETELGLFPDVGSSYFLSRLPGFFGEYVGLVGARLDGAEMLTCGLATHFVPSSKLPLLEESLYKVESNDATEVSAIIDKYSEQPSLKEDSVYHRMDAINRCFSRKTVEEILYYLEMEAMNNKADNWASATIQTLKKASPTSLKVFLKLIRKARLQGVGQCLVTDYRVVCHVLQGRYSKDFFEGCRAILIDKDRKPKWEPSRLELVSDSDVDGYFSKLDDEGWKDLELPERLNNLPPYVISKL; encoded by the exons ATGGCTTCTTACACCAAACCCGACGACGATCAG GTTTTGGTAGAGCAAAAGTCGTCTACAATGATTATCATACTGAACAGGACAAGACAATTGAATGCCCTCTCTTTTTATATG GTATCTCGGCTACTGGAAATTTTTTTAGAAGATGAGGGAAATCCTGATATTAAGTTGGTTATCATGAAG GGAAATGGCAGAGCATTCTGTGCTGGTGGTGATGTTTCAGCTGTTGTTCGTGATGTGAAAGGAG GTGACTGGAGGTTGGGTGCAAAATTTTTTGAGAATGAATTTAAATTGAATTACTTGATGGCAACATATAGTAAGCCACAG GTTTCAATTCTTAATGGAATTGTCATGGGAGGTGGTGCTGGTGCTTCTATACATGGTAGATTTCGTGTAGCTACTGAGAAAACA GTTTTTGCAATGCCAGAAACAGAGTTGGGTCTATTTCCTGATGTAGGTTCCTCATATTTCTTGTCTAGACTGCCTGGATTTTTCG GAGAATATGTTGGTCTCGTAGGAGCTAGGTTGGATGGCGCAGAAATGCTTACTTGTGGTCTTGCAACACATTTTGTCCCTTCATCA AAATTGCCGTTACTGGAAGAATCATTGTACAAGGTAGAAAGCAATGACGCAACTGAAGTGTCTGCAATCATTGATAAGTACTCAGAGCAACCTTCCCTGAAAGAGGACAGTGTTTACCACAG GATGGATGCCATCAATAGGTGTTTCTCTAGAAAAACAgttgaagaaatattatattatcTT gaGATGGAAGCTATGAATAATAAGGCTGATAATTGGGCTTCTGCCACTATTCAAACCTTGAAGAAAGCTTCTCCAACAAGCCTGAAAGTATTTCTTAAATTG ATTAGAAAAGCCAGACTCCAAGGTGTTGGTCAATGCCTTGTTACCGACTATAGAGTTGTATGTCATGTTCTGCAAGGACGCTACAGCAAAGATTTCTTTGAG GGTTGCAGAGCTATACTAATAGATAAAGACAGAAAGCCAAAG TGGGAGCCTTCAAGATTGGAGCTTGTAAGTGATAGTGATGTTGACGGTTACTTCTCGAAGCTTGACGACGAAGGATGGAAGGATTTGGAGCTTCCCGAGAGGCTCAACAATTTGCCTCCATATGTTATTTCAAAGCTTTAA